Genomic segment of Glutamicibacter sp. JL.03c:
CACCAGCTGGTCCGCGTTGACCCCTGGCGAGCGTTCGGACCACCTCTTGGCCTTCGCCCGCGAACTGCAGCTGCATGCCGATGAGCTTGCCGAAGTGGAAACCGCGCAAACCGGCAAGAGCATCCGCATGTCCACGGAATTTGATGTCCCCGGAACGATCGACAATGTGAACTTCTTCGCTGGCGCGGCGCGGAACCTGCAGGGGTTGGCTGCCGGTGATTATGCAGGCAACACCACCTCGATGATCCGCCGTGAAGCCATTGGCGTGATCGGCTCCATCAGCCCCTGGAACTACCCGCTGCAAATGGCCGCGTGGAAGGTTCTTCCTGCCATCGCCGCTGGCAATACCATCGTGCTCAAGCCCAGCGAACTCACCCCCGGCACGTCGATGCTCTTCGCCAAAGCTGCCACGGATGCGGGCCTGCCCGACGGAGTCATCAACGTGGTTTGCGGCGATGGGCCGGTCGTCGGAACCAGCTTGGTACGCCATCCGCTGGTCAAGATGACCTCGTTCACCGGGTCCACCGCAGTCGGCCTGAAGATCATGTCGATGGCCGCCGAGCGAGGCAATCGTGTTCATCTGGAGTTGGGCGGCAAAGCGCCGTTTGTCGTCTTCGACGATGCGGATATCGAGGCCGCAGCCCATGGTGCGGTAGCCGGGTCCACGATCAATTCGGGCCAGGACTGCACGGCCGCGACCCGTGCCTACGTGCACTCCTCTGTATTCGAGAAGTTCACCAACCGCGTGGCGCAGCTGATGGATGCCATGGTTGTCGGTGATCCAAGTGATCCGCAGACCGATATGGGTTCACTGATCAGCCAGGCGCATCTTCAGAAGGTGTCCGCGATGGTGGATCGGGC
This window contains:
- a CDS encoding gamma-aminobutyraldehyde dehydrogenase translates to MDFYNPSSGHQFINGQQVLGQGPKIQRVSPATGEPLLDVDTASIEQVDQAVQAAAAAFTSWSALTPGERSDHLLAFARELQLHADELAEVETAQTGKSIRMSTEFDVPGTIDNVNFFAGAARNLQGLAAGDYAGNTTSMIRREAIGVIGSISPWNYPLQMAAWKVLPAIAAGNTIVLKPSELTPGTSMLFAKAATDAGLPDGVINVVCGDGPVVGTSLVRHPLVKMTSFTGSTAVGLKIMSMAAERGNRVHLELGGKAPFVVFDDADIEAAAHGAVAGSTINSGQDCTAATRAYVHSSVFEKFTNRVAQLMDAMVVGDPSDPQTDMGSLISQAHLQKVSAMVDRARQDGARVLAGGRHEDRAGFYYRPTLIVGAAQDSQIVQNEVFGPVLVALPFETDDQAIELANDTPYGLAASAWTKNVDRAMRASAQIQAGCVWINEHILIVSDMPHGGYKASGMGKDMSQYSFDEYTNVKHVMISHDPQPHRQWQDTIFKERS